Proteins found in one Pagrus major chromosome 20, Pma_NU_1.0 genomic segment:
- the LOC141016026 gene encoding sulfotransferase 2B1-like, giving the protein MTEAELFFMYKGTYVLHGTHTPETLKYFEEFSFRPDDIIIATYPKSGTTWSQEIVPLIVSGGDPTCLQSPNWERVPWLEECQKFSLNLEERPSPRLFTTHVQYNMMPPSFFQVKPRVINVMRNPKDVFTSAFHYFEKASYHLNPGPQNEFLHKFLDGKVLHGSWFDHVKSWLNAEDKEHMMHISYEEMIMDLKDSVSRIAQFLEIPLDDEVIKNIADRCLFKNMRTNSSNFSMVPPEMNGVSKSEFMRKGITGDWKNQLTVAEAECFDAVYKDQMKDVKYKFAWD; this is encoded by the exons ATGACTGAAGCAGAGTTATTCTTCATGTACAAGGGGACCTATGTCCTTCATGGAACGCACACCCCAGAGACTCTGAAATACTTTGAGGAGTTTTCTTTTCGGCCAGATGATATCATCATTGCAACATATCCCAAGTCAG GTACGACATGGTCACAAGAGATTGTCCCTCTGATAGTCAGTGGAGGTGATCCGACCTGTCTCCAGTCTCCTAACTGGGAGCGTGTCCCCTGGCTGGAGGAATGCCAGAAATTTTCCCTCAACCTTGAAGAGAGGCCGTCTCCACGACTGTTTActacacatgtacagtacaacaTGATGCCACCATCTTTCTTCCAAGTTAAGCCAAGG GTCATCAATGTCATGAGAAACCCCAAAGATGTCTTCACATCTGCCTTTCACTATTTTGAGAAGGCCTCCTATCATCTCAACCCAGGTCCACAGAACGAGTTTCTCCACAAGTTCCTTGATGGAAAAG tTCTCCATGGCTCATGGTTTGATCATGTGAAGAGCTGGCTGAATGCTGAGGATAAAGAGCACATGATGCACATCTCCTATGAAGAGATGATAATG GACCTGAAGGACTCTGTGTCCAGAATCGCTCAGTTCTTGGAGATACCTTTGGACGATGAGGTGATCAAGAACATAGCAGACCGATGTCTGTTCAAGAACATGAGGACCAACAGCTCAAACTTCTCTATGGTTCCTCCTGAAATGAATGGCGTGTCTAAGTCTGAATTTATGAGGAAAG gAATTACTGGAGACTGGAAAAACCAACTAACCGTGGCAGAAGCAGAGTGCTTTGATGCAGTTTACAAAGACCAAATGAAAGATGTCAAATATAAATTTGCATGGGATTAA